A portion of the Deinococcus hopiensis KR-140 genome contains these proteins:
- a CDS encoding UvrD-helicase domain-containing protein → MTALNLRRAQVRSPQDQGRRIPAHFTAQQRAFVQAVRDTPQHLVLRATAGSGKTTTLTEAAWHLDVGRPVIYFAYNKHSVTEVGPRLPPRVWASTLHAYGRRLLCKERDAQLEVDPEKSLRLAHTLYQDERVDRRVIRAAGRVWDAAREYGLDGDAHEDDLVGLALAAEWPEDQGLPALRRVMHGMRQLSLQAWQEGGLPDFTDFLWLPLELGYAAGSLGVALVDEAQDLTPLRQWFVTHLLGLQEEVQQAGRLIAVGDPEQSIYGYAGADPAGLWRLAQRIGARELPLSVSFRCPGTHIALARNASSFIEPAPQVKPGVVDHIEADKAVYRRGDVILSRLNAPLVRAALILMTRNVSVHIRGRDLAVRLETAAQEAFPETFGQELVRDLVNAVYERRAKPLVTKAREGDLAAKKALGELKDLCACLRLLALRAVSMGGGKTDANGVSGVLRGLYHEDADVLLSTVHRAKGLEWDRVTVLYPELMPSPHGDPEEERCVLFVALTRSKDTLRLAYGKESWANGWRLKPADLPQAVPHEEEVVWHAEPLLPLTPSSDVVQKGGRAEVVSRQASAEHVPQPPRRQTSGVRPEDLAAHAQRVREATRTVKLEDGRPLALFNGSDVMQVSLLWERLEALVEEPRPALQEWAQGSLTLLRSVTGKRVHLDLGVLTLVERAANQVRLAVPLLQALDAKQVPVVVFAESFARLRVGQVTRRGDRVWSVTVEGQALRFDPRTGELLGEGFTPRAVHLRWKAS, encoded by the coding sequence ACGGCGGGAAGTGGGAAAACGACGACCTTGACGGAAGCCGCCTGGCATCTGGATGTCGGGCGCCCTGTCATTTACTTCGCGTATAACAAGCACTCCGTCACGGAGGTCGGGCCGCGCCTGCCGCCCCGCGTTTGGGCGAGCACGCTTCATGCGTACGGTCGTCGCCTCCTGTGTAAAGAACGGGATGCACAGCTGGAGGTAGACCCGGAGAAGAGTCTGCGCCTGGCACACACGTTGTACCAGGACGAGCGTGTGGATCGCCGTGTGATTCGCGCAGCGGGACGGGTATGGGATGCCGCTCGGGAGTACGGCTTGGACGGGGACGCGCACGAAGATGATTTGGTGGGATTGGCTCTCGCGGCGGAATGGCCGGAGGATCAAGGCCTCCCTGCGCTGCGCCGAGTCATGCATGGGATGCGGCAGTTGAGTCTGCAGGCGTGGCAGGAAGGGGGGCTCCCGGACTTCACGGATTTCCTGTGGTTGCCTCTGGAGCTGGGGTATGCGGCAGGAAGTCTGGGTGTGGCGCTGGTGGATGAGGCGCAGGATTTGACGCCACTGCGGCAATGGTTCGTGACGCATCTGCTGGGCTTGCAGGAGGAAGTGCAGCAGGCTGGACGGCTCATTGCGGTCGGGGATCCCGAGCAGTCAATCTACGGATACGCGGGTGCTGATCCCGCAGGGTTATGGCGTCTGGCACAGCGAATCGGCGCTCGGGAGTTGCCGTTGAGCGTGTCGTTCCGTTGTCCGGGAACACACATTGCTTTGGCGCGGAACGCGAGTTCGTTTATTGAACCTGCTCCACAAGTCAAGCCCGGAGTGGTCGACCATATCGAGGCGGACAAGGCTGTATACAGGCGGGGGGACGTCATCTTGTCCCGCCTGAATGCACCGCTGGTGCGTGCTGCACTCATCCTGATGACCCGGAACGTGAGTGTGCACATCCGGGGACGGGACTTGGCGGTGCGTCTGGAGACGGCGGCGCAGGAAGCGTTTCCAGAGACGTTTGGTCAAGAACTCGTGCGGGACCTGGTGAACGCCGTGTACGAGCGGCGGGCCAAGCCACTCGTCACGAAAGCGAGGGAAGGTGACCTCGCAGCGAAGAAGGCGTTGGGGGAACTCAAGGACTTATGCGCGTGCTTGCGTCTCCTGGCCTTGCGGGCGGTCTCGATGGGGGGAGGGAAGACGGACGCCAACGGGGTGTCGGGGGTCCTGCGGGGGTTGTATCACGAGGATGCGGACGTGCTGCTCAGCACAGTGCACCGGGCGAAGGGATTGGAGTGGGACCGGGTGACGGTGTTGTACCCGGAGTTGATGCCTTCCCCGCATGGAGACCCAGAAGAAGAACGATGCGTGTTGTTCGTTGCATTGACGCGCAGCAAGGATACGTTGCGTCTGGCCTACGGGAAGGAGAGCTGGGCGAACGGGTGGCGACTCAAGCCGGCAGATCTTCCGCAAGCGGTTCCGCACGAAGAGGAGGTGGTGTGGCACGCCGAACCGCTGCTTCCCCTGACCCCGTCGTCTGACGTCGTGCAGAAAGGTGGGCGGGCGGAGGTGGTGTCTCGGCAAGCGTCGGCAGAACATGTTCCGCAACCCCCGCGACGGCAGACGTCCGGTGTGCGGCCGGAGGACCTGGCGGCGCACGCGCAGCGTGTCCGGGAAGCAACGCGGACGGTGAAGTTGGAGGATGGACGTCCCCTGGCATTGTTCAATGGTTCCGACGTAATGCAGGTATCCCTGTTGTGGGAGCGTCTGGAAGCGCTGGTGGAAGAACCGCGGCCGGCATTACAGGAGTGGGCGCAAGGGTCCTTGACGTTGCTGCGTTCAGTGACGGGGAAGCGCGTCCACCTGGACCTGGGGGTGCTGACCCTGGTGGAGCGCGCGGCGAATCAGGTGCGTTTGGCTGTGCCGTTGTTGCAGGCATTGGACGCGAAACAGGTGCCGGTGGTGGTGTTCGCGGAGAGTTTTGCGCGGTTACGGGTGGGGCAAGTGACGCGGCGCGGGGACCGGGTATGGAGCGTGACGGTGGAGGGTCAGGCGTTGCGGTTTGATCCCCGCACGGGAGAGTTGCTGGGAGAAGGGTTCACGCCCCGAGCTGTACATCTTCGGTGGAAAGCGTCGTAG
- the topA gene encoding type I DNA topoisomerase, with protein MSTLVIVESPAKAKKIAGYLGSGYVVRASLGHVRDLPSSKGEIPEKYRQEAWANLGVNPENFQPIYVVPSKKSQTVRELKAAAKQADRILFASDADREGEAIAWHLSRLLGVKEPERMTFTEITKPALQKAAAQTRPLNLQLVAAQEARRVIDRLVGYTVSPLLWNSVGSGLSAGRVQSAALMLLAERDLARMRFVPSSYWLVRADAQTKPKFMATVIAVRSREHPEGKPLAKASDFTSDGKLKGGVNVLQLTAEQANALAAHLDNRPATVMDVEKSEVRVRPAPPFTTSTLQQAAGRIGLGAKAAMDAAQRLYEGGYITYHRTDSPALSDEALEAARQEAVRLFGPDAVPARPRQYATRNANAQEAHEAIRPAGTAWRTPESVGLDGVDGALYRMVYERTVASQMHDALYEKTQVTLVCGAATLTAMGRVLLVAGHTALFAQEKEEESDQRLPPLSVGQTFPLKARKPEEKKTSAPTRYSEATLVQAMEKAGIGRPSTYAQTLATLQNRGYTVLMGKHLAVTATGLLVTAYLGRHLPDVLAREFTATMEAGLDEIAQGGTTRIAYLTRFWTQGLALGIQGARREAPELALPHLPGVFLHAGIQGPGLTVEGRRFKLPEGVIPAELTPDDVQAVVLGAWAPPKARATSSGSQARTTRSRTVKAEGETPTSRKRRAKAEGEGSTAAKPRKAGTRKRRTA; from the coding sequence GTGAGTACGCTCGTGATCGTGGAGAGTCCAGCAAAAGCGAAGAAGATCGCGGGGTATCTCGGGAGTGGGTATGTGGTGCGCGCGAGTCTTGGCCATGTGCGGGACTTGCCTTCCAGTAAGGGGGAGATTCCGGAGAAGTACCGCCAGGAGGCCTGGGCGAACCTGGGCGTGAACCCGGAGAACTTCCAGCCCATCTACGTGGTGCCGAGCAAGAAGAGCCAGACGGTGCGGGAACTCAAAGCGGCAGCGAAGCAGGCAGACCGAATCTTGTTCGCTTCTGATGCGGATCGGGAAGGGGAAGCCATCGCGTGGCATCTCTCCCGACTGCTGGGCGTGAAAGAGCCCGAGCGGATGACGTTTACGGAGATCACGAAGCCTGCCTTGCAAAAAGCCGCGGCTCAGACTCGCCCCTTGAATCTCCAACTGGTGGCGGCCCAAGAAGCCCGGCGAGTGATTGATCGATTGGTGGGGTACACGGTCTCTCCCCTGCTCTGGAACAGTGTGGGGAGTGGGTTGAGTGCGGGCCGGGTGCAGAGTGCGGCGTTGATGCTGCTCGCGGAGCGGGACTTGGCGCGGATGCGCTTTGTGCCGTCGTCGTACTGGCTGGTCCGGGCGGACGCGCAGACGAAGCCGAAGTTCATGGCGACGGTGATCGCGGTGCGGAGCCGGGAGCATCCGGAAGGCAAACCGCTGGCGAAAGCGAGCGACTTCACGTCAGATGGGAAGCTGAAAGGCGGCGTAAATGTGTTGCAGCTGACCGCTGAGCAGGCGAATGCTCTGGCCGCCCACTTGGATAACCGCCCGGCCACCGTCATGGATGTGGAGAAGAGCGAGGTCCGGGTGCGACCTGCACCCCCCTTCACGACGAGTACGTTGCAGCAGGCAGCAGGACGAATTGGGCTTGGGGCAAAAGCAGCGATGGATGCTGCGCAGCGGTTGTACGAGGGGGGGTACATCACGTACCACCGCACGGATAGTCCGGCGTTGAGTGATGAGGCGCTGGAGGCCGCTCGGCAGGAAGCCGTTCGGCTGTTCGGTCCGGACGCTGTACCGGCCAGGCCCCGGCAGTACGCGACGCGGAACGCCAACGCGCAAGAAGCGCACGAGGCCATCCGCCCGGCGGGAACGGCCTGGCGCACGCCGGAGTCCGTGGGCTTGGACGGGGTGGACGGGGCGTTGTACCGCATGGTGTACGAGCGGACGGTGGCGTCCCAGATGCACGACGCCCTGTACGAGAAGACGCAGGTGACGCTGGTGTGCGGTGCAGCCACGCTCACGGCTATGGGCCGAGTGCTGTTGGTGGCTGGGCATACGGCGTTGTTCGCGCAGGAGAAGGAGGAGGAGTCAGACCAACGTCTCCCTCCCCTGTCGGTAGGTCAGACCTTTCCCTTGAAGGCGCGCAAGCCGGAGGAGAAGAAGACGAGTGCGCCGACGCGGTACAGCGAGGCAACGCTCGTACAAGCGATGGAGAAAGCGGGGATCGGGCGGCCCAGCACGTACGCGCAGACACTCGCGACGTTGCAGAACCGGGGGTACACCGTGCTGATGGGCAAGCACCTGGCAGTGACGGCCACGGGGCTCCTCGTGACTGCGTATCTGGGGCGGCATCTGCCGGACGTGCTCGCACGGGAGTTCACCGCAACGATGGAAGCAGGCCTCGACGAGATCGCGCAGGGGGGAACGACGCGAATCGCGTACTTGACGCGCTTCTGGACGCAAGGCCTCGCACTTGGTATCCAAGGGGCGCGCCGGGAAGCGCCGGAACTGGCTTTGCCACACTTGCCTGGGGTGTTCTTGCACGCGGGGATTCAAGGGCCAGGATTGACTGTGGAGGGGCGACGCTTCAAGTTGCCGGAAGGGGTGATTCCGGCAGAGTTGACGCCAGATGACGTGCAGGCGGTGGTGTTGGGGGCGTGGGCTCCACCGAAGGCTCGGGCGACCTCCTCAGGCAGTCAGGCGCGGACGACGCGTTCCCGGACGGTGAAGGCGGAAGGCGAGACGCCCACATCTCGGAAGCGGCGTGCAAAAGCGGAAGGTGAGGGAAGCACGGCTGCCAAGCCGAGGAAGGCAGGGACACGGAAGCGTCGAACAGCGTAG
- a CDS encoding endonuclease NucS domain-containing protein has product MMETGNVMIQEQLLSPGADELAAFLRRHTQKRDCLVRVAGLAEVTYHGRATSTVDRGSCPLLLKRDGSVRVHSPKGVESMNWQQRTDDLSAFVEDGQCVLIASRWSWNEVVRMVFLEAALALAFALTEEAGFVLAGSEPGLQGALTRNPNPIGPGLHTLKRESLVDSGGIDLYAQGQQLRYVGVEVRRGRALQDEVSPLGQSVASVQRTVGNAVVREILAAPSITAPAPLQLGTRNFESCGVRTLALPEPKALQPSLFGEGW; this is encoded by the coding sequence ATGATGGAGACGGGGAACGTGATGATTCAGGAGCAATTGCTGTCTCCAGGAGCAGACGAGCTCGCGGCGTTCTTGCGCCGTCACACGCAGAAGCGGGATTGTTTGGTGCGCGTGGCGGGCTTAGCGGAAGTGACGTACCACGGACGGGCGACGAGCACGGTGGACAGGGGCTCGTGCCCGCTGCTCTTGAAGCGGGATGGGAGTGTGCGGGTCCATTCGCCGAAGGGGGTGGAGTCCATGAACTGGCAGCAGCGGACGGACGATCTCTCGGCGTTCGTGGAGGACGGGCAGTGCGTGTTGATCGCGTCCAGGTGGAGCTGGAACGAGGTGGTGCGCATGGTCTTCCTGGAAGCTGCACTGGCGCTTGCGTTCGCGTTGACCGAGGAAGCGGGCTTTGTGCTGGCTGGGTCTGAGCCCGGTCTTCAAGGGGCGCTCACGAGGAATCCTAACCCGATTGGGCCTGGCTTACACACGCTGAAGCGCGAGTCGTTGGTGGACTCAGGCGGTATTGATTTGTACGCGCAGGGCCAGCAGCTCCGGTACGTCGGGGTGGAGGTGAGGCGGGGGCGAGCACTGCAGGATGAGGTCTCACCGCTGGGACAATCCGTGGCTTCCGTGCAACGAACCGTCGGGAACGCGGTGGTGCGGGAGATCTTGGCTGCTCCCTCCATCACTGCTCCTGCACCTCTTCAGCTGGGAACCCGGAACTTTGAGTCCTGCGGGGTACGGACCCTCGCCCTGCCCGAACCTAAAGCGCTGCAACCGTCCTTGTTCGGGGAAGGGTGGTGA